In the Ranitomeya imitator isolate aRanImi1 chromosome 2, aRanImi1.pri, whole genome shotgun sequence genome, GTGCACCTGCAAAGCAAAGCCTACTGCCTGCCTCCCCAGAAGCCAGTGGAAAGTGCTGCAGATGCTGGATACAGCAGGTATCTGGGTACAACAAAATATTGTCCCTCAGCACTAATGATCTGGTCACttgtttcctagaaaaaatcaaccatatGTCAGGACATTTTCATACAGTCCCATCAGAGCCTAGATCTCTTTTCCtctcgcacctcaagctcactgttGAACCTGTTGCAGAAGAAGTTACCAGGCTCTTGGCTTCTTCTCTCCCTACATCATGCATCAATGACCTTATTCCCTCACATCTTTGTCTTTCACCCCGGCTGTGATTACCTACCTAACTAAAATATTGACAGTCTTTCTTCTGGTAACTGCCCTCTTCATTCAAGCATGCCATCATAATCCCTCTactaaaaaaaaagacaaaaaaataaaaaccatcCCTTGACCAGAAGTTCGCTGTTAAGTATAGACATGTCTcaccttcccttcatctctaaactcctagaACGCCAGGTCTGCTCctatctaatccgctatctctcagatcactCTGTTCTTCACCCTTTACAATccagtttctgctctttacactctctaCTGATTCTGCCCTCCCTAAAGTCTCTAGTGATCTACCACCTAAATCTAATGGTCCCTGCtggttctcctggatctctctgcagcattggaCACAGTGGATATACTCCTCTCTATCGACCTcagggacaccgttctctcctggttctcctcctacctctctgacccctccgtgttttttttttttttttgcaggttctTATTCCTTTAATCTTCCTCTTTATTATAAAGGTTACTTAATCTCAGTCCTCTTCTCTATATACACCACCCCTATTGGACGAACCCCTATTGGACGATCAATCCACggatttggtttccagtatcatctctcTTTTTTTGAATCTGATAACTTTTTATTAATATTTTcccaaaaaaaatccagaaatcaaAATTCAGAACAAAACTCcctcccctctcctccccccctCTACAACATTCAATTATAGTTGCTGGAAAAAAATGGGATAAACGTTGATTTATTCTGCTCTGCTTAATAACTGAAGATTTGGGCGTGTTAAAATGAAATTTGGTTTTATTGAATGCGTTTCGAAGTACTGAGACTCTGCTTCATCAGGAAATGCCACAAATTATAGCTGCTGAGAAGACCTAAATATCCATTAGTTGTCTTTTTGGCTAAGTTCACACGGagattttttgttgcgtttttataatgctttttttaaatctaattttcagttgttttacagtaCCACCAAAGCCTATGCAcacgcattgtttttttttttttttttgtcatcaagattttgtgctttgcatgttttgggagtacatagagcatgtcacttctttcagcggtttttccattgacttgaatgggtggtgaaaaaaacgcaggtatcgtcttttgctgctttttttgtgccaaaacctgattctatgggataggactttttttttttttcaacactaatcagcatgcacaagagacaaatctagcatgcgaaaaatgcataaaaaaaacgctgccaaaccaccccccccccccccccccaaggaaaacCTGCTTCAAATCAGGTTTTGCTGTTGAAAAAAAGCCTattgtgaacttaccctaacaggTAACACTCACTCATGTTACCTCCAtctccttaatgacagccaatacgtcttttaactgaccttagatataagagaatggcctcatacaggtgacaatccagcagctgtccgctgtacattatagctgacaacttgctgcatcagcgatgatcagtgtttgcaccgtccatatctgtttaaccccttagatgctgctgtcaatagtgactacatcattatgaatggttaacagtgtgggggctaccTCTTTGTCCAAActtgtgccctcagatcatgattttgtggtcctgatgtttgccatggcaattcacgaccaaatcgcggccttagagtctgacggctgtagtaatctgttcagaagttagagacatttaggtggtaaaaatacacattttcatttctgtcataccactttgcattaattcctgtaaagcacctgaagggttaataaactacctgacagcagttttcaatttgtctaggggtgctgttttgaaaatggtatcatgtttgggggtttcccaatatataggacccctaaagtcacttcaaacatggataggtccctaaaaaaataaatgttgtaaatttccttgaaaaaatgaaaaattgctgctacattttgaaACCTCCCAAAATGCtaaagaaataaaaacattttacaaatggtgctgatgtaaagcaaacatgagggaaatgttatttattaatgttttcctgtggtatgaccatctggattaaagggataatcattcaaatttagaaaattgctaatttttttacatttttctcaaatttttgatattttttttttttgtttcaataatttttatttgaaAGATATCACAAAAATCTCCCAACATAGGAGTATCAAATGTACATAAATCATACAAATATCAACAGTATCGTGGTGTTGTAAGAAGGAGTTATTAATGTTGAGTAACTTAAGACAAGACGAGGACAAGACAGACACAAAGGGGGTTATGCTCAGAATCATGAACAATATATAACCTCTCTATAAAATTACGAAATATTTTTTCGCAACAACAATCATCAGACAGACTTCAACACCAGCTATATCAGGTGTTTTCATTCCTCCGCAGAGGCAGAAAGGAGTTAGTGCCTCACGGGGAAAGGGTGAGAGCCAACTTCACTCGATCATCCGGAAATAGTTCCAGCCATGGCGTCCAGATTTGAAAGAAGGAGTTCCAGCCATCAGTCCTCGTTGCCTGGATGCGTTCATATATCATGATAGTGTTCATTCTATCTTTGACCTGAGATACCGAGAGCGTAGGAGACCTCCATTTTGATGCTATATGTATTTTGGTCGCCATTCCCAACAGTACCACCAGTCTGTGTAGATTTTTGGACAAACCCTGCGGTTTTAGTCCTAGAAGGAAGGTCAATGGGTTCATTGATGTCTCTTTTCCATACATCCTGTCTACCAAAAGCTTTACCTCCTGCCAAAGGTCAGATACCACCGGGCAGGTCCACCAAATGTGTACCATATCTCCATGTGCGTCACAGCCCCTAAAACATTTGTCGGAGACTTGAGGATATATGGCATGCAGCCTCGTGGGAACTAGGTATGTTCTATGTAGAACTCTGAGGGAAGTCTcaaccagagacacctggtgggagCCTCTTGATAAGGCATTACAACAGCTCTGCCACTCCCCCAGCGAGATATCAAACCCCAGGTCCTCCTCCCACTGTTGCATAAATTTAAGCTTTTTCTCTTCCTGTATGTTAGCAAAGGAAGAGTATAAGTAAGAGATGGCCCCCCCACCCAATGGGTCAGTAGAACATTTTTGTTCAAATCCAGTGAGTCGGAAAGGTTTCCCACTCGATACATATTTTCTAGCAAAATCAAAGATTTGGTTAATACGGAATGCTTCTCTAACTGGCGGATCATATTTTTGAATGAACTCTTGTTTAGATAGGACTATGTTTAACGGGGAGCAGAGGTGTTTTATTGTGGTTATTCCTCTTAGATTCCACCAAGAGAAGGACTGGGGGTCAAGACCCGGGGGGAAGACCGGGTTGCAAAATAATGAATTTAGTGGCGTGTTCTTGGTTTGTAGCTCATTCTTAAATCTCTCCTTTCTCCAGAGGAGCAGAGACTGAGCCGCAAAAGGCGACAAATTAGTGATATATTTAGGGAGCTTAGCTTCAGTCCACAGTAGGCCCATCAGTGAGTAAGGTTTCAATAGAAATGACTCCAACTGGACCCATCTAGGTTTATCAACGGTTGTGCAAATTCTAGTTAGTTGGGCAATTTGGGCCGCTTTGAAATAATGTATGAAATTGGGTAAGGAGAATCCTCCTTTTTTCCGGTGAATTAACATGATCTGTTGTTTGATCCTAGGTTTTTTCCCTTGCCATATAAATTTAGAAACCATAGAATGTATATCGTGTAATACTCTCGATGGGACTGGAATGGGGAGGGAGCGGAACAGGTATAGGAACCTTGGGAGGGAGACCATTTTTATGGCATTTATTCTGCCTAACCATGAAAGTGTCAATGACGACCATTTAGTCAGGTCTCGTTGGAAATTCTTTATAAGGGGGGTATAGTTCCATTTATATAAGGTAGATttgttatttttgatatttttaataaataaacacaaaacttattgacctaaatttaccattatcataaagtataatgtgtcatgaaaaaataatctcaaaatcactgggatttgttgaagcgttgcagagttattaccagataaaataacactggtcagatttcaaaaatttggctctgtcactaaggggttaaaaacctccCCAGAATCTGACATTTGAggacctcactcctcctgtaactggtcAACTATGTTTTGCTTTGTGAGTTGTCTccttgcttaattgtaaagtgctgtggaatatgttggtgctatataaataaaattgtcATTTATGCATGTATATAGCTGTTAACAGGTTAGATGTGAGATGTATGTGCAGCGTAATAATCATGATGAGACATTTATTGCATAGTGGAAGTTCTTCATATTCCTGTGGGACTTTGTGTTGCCATTCTTTAATTTCAAGACCCCCTGCTTGCTGTCATTAAAAAGGAGAATCCTCGCAtgcatccctttttttttttttttttgctcatggaTGTCTCTTGAAATATTGTCTGTGTTACTTGGGATGTAaatatgaataattttttttttttttcccctttaagaAATGAAATGTCTTACTGCTCCTCAAGGGAGAGGTCAGATGCAGTGCATGCCCACCAAGAAGCTTTAGCAGAAAGAGGCGAGGAATATCTCACTGGCAGTTATGAGAAGTCTGCAGGAAACTTCAGTAGCTGCATCTCCCCACGAGGCCAGGACTGTTCATACCCGCATCTAGAAAGTGCCGCAGATTCTGCTGTCAGTCGGGCTCCGATGAGCTGCGCGCAGTGTAGATCGTCAGAGTTTATGAATGAGAAGAAGCCTCAGTTTAATGGCTGGGGGTACGTGCACCATCAGAAGTCCTCTGATACCTCAAGTAGTGCAGAAGAAGATAAGGAAGAGCAGAATGTGggttgtgaagcatggaggaaggaaGACCGAGGCAGCCAGGACTCTACTGGTGGTGCAGACTGGAGGAATGAGTCCACCACCAACTCCCCACAGGCACACTCTGAGCACCTGGGAAGGAGTCGTCGCACTGGTCCTATAAAGAAACCGGTGCTCAAAGCGCTTAAGGTGGAGGAGAAGGAGCTGGAGAAAAGCAAACTTGAATCCAAGGAGCCAGTAAAAACCATAAAGGAGAAGCTTCTGGCAAAGCCTGAGAGCACAGCAAAGCTGGAGCCTGCTCCTATAAGCTCCTCGTCAAGCTCTACAACTGAGGAGAAGCCACAACTTACTGTCAACGATTCGGAAAAAAATCCCCAAGAGAAGGTGGAGAAAGCATGGGGCATGAAGTCATCTACTCGTGAATCAAACACAGCTTCCCAAACCAAAAGGAGCAACTGGATATTTATTGATGAAGAGCAGGCTTTTGGGGGTAGAACCCATGGCCGTGGAAGAGGCAGAGGGTTCAGAGACTTTACGTTCCGAGGCCGAGGTTCGACCGGCCCTTATAATGGTCAGAGGGTTAACAGAGGCAGAGGGCTCCGAGAATTTAACCCCACTGAGGATTtccgaaatagggtcccccgaaggCGCGGTGTTAGTGAAACGCACAGTGAAGGGTCCGAATATGAGGAGCTCCCCAAACGCAGACGTCAGCGGGGGTCAGAAAACGAAAGCATTGTGGAAAGAGAAGCCGATGACACGAGGAAAGGAGACTTCCAAGATTCCTGGCGCTCCAATAGAAATTACTCTGACGAGTCGAATAGTATAGACTCTAAATCCAGGGCCCCGAGGGCTTTTGGGAGGTCTCTTCCTCCCAGACTTAGCAACAGTTATAGCAGGCGGCCCTTCATATCCAAGGAGTCTTCACACTGGAGTGCCAAGTCTGGGGGGTCGAACTGGCAAGAGTATAGCATACCCTCAGACTCCTATGTCATGCGGCATAATGCCGACAGAGAGCATGGAAATGACTACAGCTACTCCGACTCCTTCCATCACAGGAGAGGATTCGATGAAACCCAAGGAGATGATCGACGGACATTTTTCCAAGACGAATATTCAGATCGGGAGAGTCTGGATAAAAGATCATTTGTGAGGAGACGACCTCCTCGTCAAGATAAACCCCCAAGATTTCGACGCCTCAGGCAGGAGAGGGAATCTGCCGGGCACTGGAGCAGTGAGGAGATTGGGAGCATTATGAACAGCCATGAGCACTGGCAGACCCGTCCAAGGATGCCGCTTACCGAAAGATCGGGGCCACCTGCCAGGCGTTCTCCTGACCACTGTTACCACAACTCAGAACATGTGAACGAGGATTGGGAAACTGCATCAGAGAGCAGTGACTTCAGCGAGAAGAGGCCTGGAGAGGTGGATGGGGATGGAAATCTTTCCGGAAACTGCTTTTCCGAGAAAAGAGAACTGTCCAAAAGGAGCTTCTCCAGCCAAAGACCCCTAGTGGACCGACGCAAGGCAGAATCTTCTGGGTATGATGAGAAGCCATCAAGGGTCGGAGGGAGCTCTCGGGACTATCAGCAAAACCCATCTTCTGGGAAGACCAGGTAAACTGGGTCTACAAAGCCAGATGGTGTTAGTGGGGGTTAGGTGAAGTTGGGTTTCGTACAGTTGACATTTCTCAACTCCCCAGACAGATTATTAAAGGGGTATTAAACATTTATCGCATGGCCACAGGACACAAATATCGGATGGATGATGGCGCTTAGCTCTGCTTCcttcttacatttttttttccccccttctatCCTTAAAGTCGCTGCTCTGAAGACTCTTACACACAAGATGGCAGCCACCACCGCTATGGGTTAGAAAGGTCTTCTCAGTGCGATATCGCAGAATGCAAGAAGTCAGAGCGAGATTCCAGGCCGGCAGGGCTAAAAGTGGGCGAGAAATCGGAAACTATGACTGCCTTTGAACTGAAATATGGAGGTAGATATGATCTTTGTTCTGTGTGACTTGCAGACAATATGAGATTTGTCATTAATGTTGCTGCTGCCTCCAGACTCCGTTATTGAGGATGATGTTGATCTGGGTGGAGAGCCTTATTCAGACATGACCAATAAACCACGACGAGCTCTGGATAAAGATCGTAGGAAAAAAGATCAGATGGTGCAGGTGAGAGATTTGTGTCTCTAGTGTATTCCATAGGACTTTACAGGATATCTCAATCTGTCTGCTCTGCTGTAtaggtgcccaccaaaagcagcaGCATACAATCAAGGATCCCTCCTCGCTTTGCCAAAAAGCAGAACAGCATGTGCATGGATCAAACCGATGTTCCTGGGAAAGAGATCTGGGAAAGCGGCAGTCAAAGTTAGTAATGGTCCTTAACTCATATAATCTGTAGATCTGGAGCATGTCGTGGGGACTCTTGCTGACAGTACCCatgaattaaagggaacttgtgaaGTAGACTGCATAGTTTGCCATTGAGGTGAATGCAACAAATGCTGCAAAACCCATGCATCAAAATGTAATTCCTGATCTTAAGTGCCATGACAATAATTTGTTCTCCTTTCTAGACATCTCCGTCCAGTCGGGAAGTGATTCCTGGGGTAAGCCTGGCAGCAGTTTCAGTACAGAGTCTGCGCCCTCTGAGGTGAGATTTCTGGCTTCTGGACATGCATTCATCCCTGTAATTACTTGCTTTGGTCTCTATGATGTTCCAATAGATCCTGCCGACCCTTCACCATGTACTCAATAGAAGGGAAGTGAGGAGACGTATGTACTGAGAGACTGCTCCTCCTCATTGGCCTTGGGATTGCAGCACACAGGGATGGTCATTCACCCCCTCCCCTAGTCTCCTACAACAATCCTAGACTTACAGGACCCAGCAATCGTCCTGCAGACTTCATGTAGTCTATCTTGTGACGTTATTCGTAGGGATTCAAAGGCAGCCAGGGTGACAGCGGCATTGACctcagtgccgaatctcgagaatcgTCCGCCACTTCCTCACAGCGTAGCTCTCCATATGGGACAATGAAACCAGAGGAGCTGAATGGTGCCGTCATGGTTGAGACGAAATCAGAGTGTCCTAAAGAGCTGGGTCAAAAATCGTCAGAAAAGAAGGTGTGTTCCATCTTAGTACGATGAACTAGACTTCTAAATGTGCTGTGCCGGTAGAGAACTTTTTAGTGGGTCCATCAGTAGGATGCTGCACCGCCATTGTCCTGCCGCTACCGGTTTAGTGAACAAGAATCTGTCAGTTTTCGTAATTCTCCCATGTTCTGGATGTGGGTTCTCTTCTCCTCGGTCTACACTATTTGCTTACCTCGTGCCTTTTCTCTTGCAGGAGCCAGATTCCAGTTCTGGAATGAACAAGGAACACAAGCCAGGTCCCATTGGCAACGAGCGCTCTCTAAAGAACAGGAAAGGTTCAGAAGGAGCGGAGCGATTAGAGGGCAGCCTGCCGCCTGTAAATACTGTCGAGATCCACGTGGATTCTGTTCTTCCCGTGCCTCCTATTGAATTTGGAGTAAGCGCAAAAGTGAGGATTGTCTTGCTATCCTTTCCTAGCAAACTTGCCCCTCCTGCTGCTGCCGCCGCTTCCATCCTGAATGACTTCTAGttgtatttttctcttttatcaatttgtaaaaataaacattcatttttttatttgtgttttttttttttttttttttttcccctgcacaGGATGCAGATTACTCATTACCCCCTGGAACTTCTCCTGGACCTTCTGCTAGTTCTGTTGCCAAACTTCAGGATGCTCTAGTGAACAAGGTGAATATATCATTCATCTTGCCTTTACACTTGAGACATTGAGGTCAGGAACCCCCTGtcgtgataataatggggtctttaTGTTGGATCCATTGCTTTGCAATACTTGCTGCAGCCCCTGGGTGACGACTCCAGATCTCTCCATGTACAGGCGGAGGGGAGTGTAGACAGCGGAGCTGATGCTGAGTATTGTACTGCATTTATTACATCTGTAATGATAAATACTCCAGTGATGGGAATACTTTAAATCAGGggtcctcaactccagtcctcaattcccaccaacaggtcatgttttcaggatttcctttgcattgcacaggtgatgcaattattacctgggcaagactaaggaaatcctgaaaacatgacatgttggtgggccttgaggactggagttggggacccctgctttaaatgATATTGAACTTACTGTTTTCTTCTTATTGCAGGCTGGTCTATCACAGTCTATACCCATGCTGAGAAGAGACCATCACCTCCAGCAAGGGATGGGACTAAACCCCATGTCATACCCCACTGCCGACCTCACACTGAAGGTAAAGATAAAAGGCCCCTCCGTGTGACTAAATTCCCACCACCCCTGTCTGCGCACAACTCTCTGGTGGGAGCAGACCGATTCACCTGCAGGATCATAAAGCCTATAGATTTCATTCCATCTCTTTCTGATGGCTCCCTATAAGTGACTTTGGGGGTTCCCGTATTGGGATTAATTTATTTCCTCTGTAACCTGCAGATGGAGTCTGCCCGCAAGGCCTGGGAGAACTCGCCCAGTTTGCCGGAGCAGAGCTCCCCTGCCGGCCCCAGCTCAGGGATACAGCCGACCTCCAGTGTGGGAACTTCTACAGGTGTCAATTACAGCTCCTTTGGGGGGGTGTCGATGCCTCCCATGCCTGTTGCCTCTGTGGCCCCATCAGCTTCTTTGCCaggtatcctttttttttttttttttttctccttttgctTGAAGTGCTTATTTTCAGTCCATatctagagctgcattcataattctgcgcGCTATGAAGCAGATTGGCTGGTTCAGAATTTTACACTCTGCTGTAGGCTGATGGGTCATTACACAGTCTCAGGGGGGACCActtttgaatgcagctctgggtgtgagtgGAGATAGCGGGATGTTACCCTGCATCAGGCTTTATATTGTGCTGATGATGATATTCGGTTTCTGTGATGCTCCAATAGATCCTTCTGACCCTTCTCCTCGTACTCAGAAGGGACCTGAGGAGATTTGTTTACTGAGAGACTGTAATGggaattatattattttattttttgggggtattTTACGACTATCAGGTCAGGGaggtgaaaacaaaaaaatctccTAGCCTGGTGGCACATCCTCTGTAGTTGGCAtccactgatcggctgcagcgttCTCATTTTTTGTGTGGTATGCTAACGCTGGTGCACTTTTCACTTTCCCACTGGTTGTTGATCCCTGCAGACCAGTAGGGAATGTGGCACCGGACCAGGATGTGAATATTATATTCACTTCCCTGGATCCACCAAAAAGAGGCTGTCCAGTAATGGACAGCTCTTTTTGATCTTCTGATCACAGGATTATTGCTCTCAGGatttcttctcttctgtctttctgcatttttttttttttttttttttttttaggtaaccacatTCCCCCTCTCTACCTGGAAAGTCACATGTTTGCAGGGCAGCCGCGCCTCGTCCAGCAGACAATACCTCAGCAGCAAGGATACCAACAGGTCTGTACTGTCCATTGCTTCTTCCACTTGGAGATGCTCAGCCTCCATGATGTTTCAATAGATCCTGCTGATTCTTTACTGCGTACTCAAAAGAGAACTGAGGACATTTTGTGTCTGAGAGGCTGATGCATAATGCGCAATGATGGGATCCATAAACTTCCTGTAGTAAACTGGGCTGACATCCATCAGAGCTCAGGATGGGGTCCTTCATGGTATTGGATAACGTAGATGCAAGTCCTGCAGCTAGAGGGATTATTTAACACCTTGTGATCTATCCATCATGAGGCAGGTGGGGTGTGTGGCACTGTCCTGCCAGGAATCCTTATTGCTACAATGTCGGGGTGCATTTACTCCTTTGTGGTGTATACAGGATTTTGCATTTGCTTTTTCTGTGCTTTCTGACAGGCCGCAGCCGCCCAGCAGATTCCCATGTCTATCCACACATCACTGCAAGCGCAGGCTCAGTTGAGCATGAGAGGAGGACTTCCTGTGTCCCAGTCACAAGACATGTACAGCTCCATGCAGCCCTTTAGGTAATGCCTGCAGCCGGCCTGTGTATGGCCCGGTCCTGTCACCTCTGTCTAATATTCTGCATGTCCCACACTGTGCGTATCGTGTCTCCAGGTCCCAGGTGTACATGCACCCCAGCTTGTCCCAGCCCAGTGCCATGGTTCTGACCAGTGGCACCGGACTGAAGCCCCAGTACTCCCCGTTTCCCGGAATGCAGCCTCTGGAGATGGTGAAGACGCAGCCGGCGTCCCCTTATCAGCCTCTCGGCGGAAGTCAGCAACTTGTGTATGAGAGTCAGCTGAACCAGGCAGCTAGCATGGGGGCCTCGCAGATAATGGACTCCCCTCTCACACAGGTGAGCGCGGAGGAGTCTCCTCATTTCAGCTATGTTGGCACATGTCACACTAAACCCCTCTCTTGTAGCTAACTATGCCCATGGCTGGCTCTCAGCTGGGGATGCCTCGGTATAACTCCGGACCACAGCCAATGCTTCTACCGCAGTCCATTCAGATCCCACAGGGGCAGAACATGCCGGTGGGCGCTCCACGGAGGATGCAACCCTCAGTCCTGACCGCAAGTCGAGAAGTGAGTGAGCGCTTTTATGGTGCTTATAAATGAGGTGGGGAGGGAATCGTTATAAAAaccacacaaaatatatatatatgtatgtattctcATAAGTTCATGCTACAGTGATATTTCCTCATGAGTTGAGCATTTAAATGGAAGCCGCAATGGTGATTTCCTCATCATCAAGCCAACAACAGTGGTGGTATACACCCCAAGAAATGTCAATGTCTCAGTAACTTGTCGTGTGGCCTTGAGCATCCATTATATCTTGACAACGACGTCTCCTGCTCCTCACAAGTGCACGAGTTATTGTCTGAGGCATCCCAGTCTTCTTGAAAGTCGGCCCTCGGGTCATTGAGGTTGTGGGGTACAGAGTCATGAGCCTCTACATGGCGACTCAGCTgatcccataggttttctatggatTCAGATCTGGAGAAAGTGCAGGCTGCTGTATTTGAGGTCCTCC is a window encoding:
- the PRRC2B gene encoding protein PRRC2B isoform X3, with protein sequence MSDRLGQISKGKDGKSKYSSLNLFDKYKGKSIEAVRSTVIPRHGLQSLGKVAAARRMPPPANLPSLKSENKGNDPNIIIVPKDGTGWANKQEHPDQKSSSVTVPQPQESLPQQGLPKSVSNLQKPITVNSPENINLVPGGPKSWAQLNGKPAGHEGGSRGSNRLLSFSPEEFPTLKAAGEQDKVGKEKSGLDPSYGPGPSLRPQSKPLALLPDVTSWREGGGRSITGVISPTVSPAEPGSKSTAPADGAPSTVQATSDPKELSLRPAQPTRKGASPFMGNSYHPPTYHDMLPAFMCSQHPQEPTGTLDRASFPILSSQSRLEPRVPFRQYQMNNQDGRKEIRPSGGGLRPVRSQRSQPERAPRATIINAEDLKELDDLDNDAEDGWAGLHDEVDYSEKLKFSEDEDEDEAPKDSRSKWNGWDCRRQRQVSFTSTDSTEMMKHPVEDGKVWTDQVVHPRPTRRGQEPVQAAPRKANSWATVAEHPMSTSAAVLRQASVEEKDEKASSRQKFVTSEISEAVERARKRREEEERRTREERLAACAAKLKQLDQKTKQATKSGSETPKRMENKENEDPRSPVSDRSSAQENVQSFRREFSQESPSEYLDEEPTVAPRGESSSEDDCRESMSPVQDFSKHQKLIPPRFQRQQQEQLYKMQQWQQQQQAYMASTHTNHTRPFYSHHPQMLGFDPRWMMMPSYMDPRMTQGRTAVDFYPSSIHPPGVMKHMIQQESVGGSCQPDDCQPSDCRPPSAEPMSAWSQDSYVHLQSKAYCLPPQKPVESAADAGYSRNEMSYCSSRERSDAVHAHQEALAERGEEYLTGSYEKSAGNFSSCISPRGQDCSYPHLESAADSAVSRAPMSCAQCRSSEFMNEKKPQFNGWGYVHHQKSSDTSSSAEEDKEEQNVGCEAWRKEDRGSQDSTGGADWRNESTTNSPQAHSEHLGRSRRTGPIKKPVLKALKVEEKELEKSKLESKEPVKTIKEKLLAKPESTAKLEPAPISSSSSSTTEEKPQLTVNDSEKNPQEKVEKAWGMKSSTRESNTASQTKRSNWIFIDEEQAFGGRTHGRGRGRGFRDFTFRGRGSTGPYNGQRVNRGRGLREFNPTEDFRNRVPRRRGVSETHSEGSEYEELPKRRRQRGSENESIVEREADDTRKGDFQDSWRSNRNYSDESNSIDSKSRAPRAFGRSLPPRLSNSYSRRPFISKESSHWSAKSGGSNWQEYSIPSDSYVMRHNADREHGNDYSYSDSFHHRRGFDETQGDDRRTFFQDEYSDRESLDKRSFVRRRPPRQDKPPRFRRLRQERESAGHWSSEEIGSIMNSHEHWQTRPRMPLTERSGPPARRSPDHCYHNSEHVNEDWETASESSDFSEKRPGEVDGDGNLSGNCFSEKRELSKRSFSSQRPLVDRRKAESSGYDEKPSRVGGSSRDYQQNPSSGKTSRCSEDSYTQDGSHHRYGLERSSQCDIAECKKSERDSRPAGLKVGEKSETMTAFELKYGDSVIEDDVDLGGEPYSDMTNKPRRALDKDRRKKDQMVQVPTKSSSIQSRIPPRFAKKQNSMCMDQTDVPGKEIWESGSQNISVQSGSDSWGKPGSSFSTESAPSEGFKGSQGDSGIDLSAESRESSATSSQRSSPYGTMKPEELNGAVMVETKSECPKELGQKSSEKKEPDSSSGMNKEHKPGPIGNERSLKNRKGSEGAERLEGSLPPVNTVEIHVDSVLPVPPIEFGDADYSLPPGTSPGPSASSVAKLQDALVNKAGLSQSIPMLRRDHHLQQGMGLNPMSYPTADLTLKMESARKAWENSPSLPEQSSPAGPSSGIQPTSSVGTSTGVNYSSFGGVSMPPMPVASVAPSASLPGNHIPPLYLESHMFAGQPRLVQQTIPQQQGYQQAAAAQQIPMSIHTSLQAQAQLSMRGGLPVSQSQDMYSSMQPFRSQVYMHPSLSQPSAMVLTSGTGLKPQYSPFPGMQPLEMVKTQPASPYQPLGGSQQLVYESQLNQAASMGASQIMDSPLTQLTMPMAGSQLGMPRYNSGPQPMLLPQSIQIPQGQNMPVGAPRRMQPSVLTASRESSQMEMKGFHFAEGKQSMQTAASVQAQHSYRPASASPSGKSPGAGPSANLGHYPQQQVKPRTEKCGLVSPNLPDQPTASQMKPARTGP